AATCCCCTCGGCGTCAACGCCAAGGCGGTGCTGGGTGCACTGGCCAGCCACATTCAAACGGAACCCGAATACCGGACGGCCCTGGAGTCTGTCCTGCGGGCCTGGCTGGATGCCGTGGTCATTGCCGATGCCCCGGATGCCCTAGCGATCCTCAAGGAATTGCAAACGCGCAAGGCCGGGGCGATCCGCCTGCTGGCGGCCAACGCCGCCGCCGCCACTCCCGCCGTGATTCCCGCCCCACCGGGAGCGCGCCGGTTATTTGACGTCATTACCTGTACCCCGTTCGCCAAACCGGCGGTGGCCCGCTTTCTCGCCAATATCTTTGTAGTGGACTCAACCGAAGCCATTCCCTCTGAAATTCCAGAAGGCAGCGCGGTCGTCACCCTCGGCGGAGTCGTCGCCCGGGCAGATGGCGCGTTCGAATACTGGGCCACCGATGCGCGCGCCAGCAACCCCCTGACCCGGCGCCACCAATTAACCGACCTGCATCAGGGGTTGGAAGGCCTTGATGAAGGCCTCGCCCGGCGCAGCCACGCGGTGGCCTCGCTGGCCGCCGAACTGACCGATCTGAACCGCAATATTGAGGAAGCCACCCAGCAGCTCACCGCCCAACGTCGTGCCGTGGCCCTGAAGGAAGGTGAATTCCAGATTGTCTCCAATGACGCCCGCCAATCGAAGCAAAAGCTGGAAGTCATGGCCTTTGAACTGGATAAACTCCGCCAGCAGTCCGGAAATGACACCGAGCGCCAGGGACTCAGCGGCCAGATCGCGGAAGGCCGCGCCAAACAGGCTGACATGCTCCGGCGTCTGGAGGAACTCACTCATTTGCTCCAGGACCTCGAGGGCCAGCGCAGTGCCTTGCAGGCGGCGGCCACCGAAGCCCGCCTCCGGTTCTCCGAAGCCCGCCAGAAAGCCGAGCACATGGACTCACAGCTGGAGCCCATCCAACACCGGCTAGCCGAACTGGATTCCGTTATCAAGTCGCGCTCCGAGGGGCTCGTCCAGTACGAAAAGACCATTGAACAGCTCACCCATGCGACCGCCGAGGCGGAAAGCCAGCTCTCCACCCTGCAGGCCAACGCCTCCGCCCTGGCAGAGAAACTGGAATTGATCAAGCGCCAGCGCACCGACAAGGTCAAGGAACTCTCCGTTCTGGAAGCCGAACTCATGGCCAAGCGGGAGCTCATGGACAAAATCCGGGATCAACGCTCCAAGCTGGAGGTCAATAACGCCGAGCACAAGATGCGCCGGCAGAACCTGATCGATCGCGTCACCTCGGAGTGGACGCTGACCCTGGAAGATGTGATGCGTGCGCCCGAACCCCGACCGGAGGGAGAAGACGCCCCACCGGTCACGGAAACACCGGCTTACGAGCAGGTCATCGCGGAGGTCCGCACCAAAATCGAGGCGATGGGCCCCGTCAATCTGGTGGCCATCGAGGAGTATCAGGAACATGAGGAACGCTATGCCTTCCTGACTGGCCAGCAACAGGATTTGATCAACGCCAAGGACCAGCTTATGGAAATGATCAAAAAGATCAATCTGACCACCTCCGAACTGTTCGCCACCACCTTCGCGAAAATCAACGAGAACTTCCAGGTCATGTACGAACGTCTATTCAATGGCGGTTCGGCCAAGCTGGTCATGGTCACGGAGGACGATGTCCTGGAGAGCGGAATTGACATCATCGCCCGCCCGCCCGGGAAGCGCCTCCAAAGCGTATCCCTCCTGTCGGGTGGCGAGCGCACCATGACCGCCGTGGCCCTGCTGTTCTCTATTTACCTGATCAAGCCGAGCCCGTTCTGCCTGCTGGACGAACTGGATGCCGCGCTGGATGAATCCAACATCGGCCGATTCGTGACCGTGCTGGGCGACTTCCTCAAGATGTCGCAGTTCATCGTGATCACGCACAACCGGCGTACCATTGCGGCGGCCAGTGTGATTTACGGGGTCACCATGCAGGAGTCCGGAATTTCCCGCACCGTTTCCATGAAGTTTGCTGAATACGAACAGAGCAAGGACATGCAGCCCAATTCCAAGCGCATCATCATTCCGGTCAAGTAAGCCGTTCAGAT
The sequence above is a segment of the bacterium genome. Coding sequences within it:
- the smc gene encoding chromosome segregation protein SMC, which gives rise to MYLKSIHMVGFKSFANPTTLNFEPGMTAIVGPNGCGKSNVSDAVRWVLGETSAKALRGSKMEDVIFNGTDTRKPVGMAEVSITFTDCEQTLGTDYHEVTVTRRVFRSGEGQYFMNKTACRLKDIQRLFMDTGIGTSSYSLMEQGRIDQVLSSRPEDRREIFEEASGITRFKADKKEALRKLEQTEANLLRLDDVVREVKRQIGSLQRQAGKARRYKELRDQLRMFDVYWTARKLEKMDGDLQMLDTTITELGQKIQELHETLQQGEARGTEWRDAIMEIEQLIGETTEERATAQTRLEHNNDLIRINRDRIEELRNLAERDRRDSVLAASQAEQQRLTLTALKENLLTTIQERNDSEIEWNKKNADLASHEVQVEAARKEIQTLRASAMALDHTLSQLQNQLTQLEAKQQATIVQRERMAAEHAQIERGAAETESQLGQIAEHLGSLQQELETREGRLESLQSLRHEKTTEIEALRKECSEIQGQLAVKKAQIEILEADEQSAKDFPEGARLVMDATNPLGVNAKAVLGALASHIQTEPEYRTALESVLRAWLDAVVIADAPDALAILKELQTRKAGAIRLLAANAAAATPAVIPAPPGARRLFDVITCTPFAKPAVARFLANIFVVDSTEAIPSEIPEGSAVVTLGGVVARADGAFEYWATDARASNPLTRRHQLTDLHQGLEGLDEGLARRSHAVASLAAELTDLNRNIEEATQQLTAQRRAVALKEGEFQIVSNDARQSKQKLEVMAFELDKLRQQSGNDTERQGLSGQIAEGRAKQADMLRRLEELTHLLQDLEGQRSALQAAATEARLRFSEARQKAEHMDSQLEPIQHRLAELDSVIKSRSEGLVQYEKTIEQLTHATAEAESQLSTLQANASALAEKLELIKRQRTDKVKELSVLEAELMAKRELMDKIRDQRSKLEVNNAEHKMRRQNLIDRVTSEWTLTLEDVMRAPEPRPEGEDAPPVTETPAYEQVIAEVRTKIEAMGPVNLVAIEEYQEHEERYAFLTGQQQDLINAKDQLMEMIKKINLTTSELFATTFAKINENFQVMYERLFNGGSAKLVMVTEDDVLESGIDIIARPPGKRLQSVSLLSGGERTMTAVALLFSIYLIKPSPFCLLDELDAALDESNIGRFVTVLGDFLKMSQFIVITHNRRTIAAASVIYGVTMQESGISRTVSMKFAEYEQSKDMQPNSKRIIIPVK